One Temnothorax longispinosus isolate EJ_2023e chromosome 8, Tlon_JGU_v1, whole genome shotgun sequence genomic region harbors:
- the LOC139818213 gene encoding uncharacterized protein: MDQFEQTERDLLELSDQVATVDEFFTWALQCAEFVEQLETRCSAKRQRLSDNPTIGQRQSLVARIARLEGVKLRLERQFIHSGGDYANAGTSGDTRATELVWREIDAGFKKRIMTGAVINTDHIEPRQFLEDACSVVCKQVRDSIKTHNCVKANTAFNGEFVAGDKRANKSICTNNIELCGTSHLREWYELHVIEPTLAKLEEFQERDSDWALTRILNLTVSVNKYNPLRAGCHIKLPEDIKLKHAVINVLSMDNACFAWAVTAALHPAERHPERESSYPHYSTVLNLRDIEFPMTLRCLHYFSSSMKLEAHTVECRKVNKCATRLPSEDNKWLSFKNHSRKERLPFVVYADLECVLQKTQPDTEHASYAYQHHRVCSIAYYVQCSYDETLSTYRFRRDNDCVAWFVEELNGLAHRVKNILSDIVCIVDLTRDEWETFHSATKCHICEQQFAPDDNKVRDHCHLTGRYRGPAHSTCNLNYKNSHFIPVIFHNLSGYDAHFIIKEIAAAFEGKIDVLPITKEKYISFTKHVKDTAEKSDSRNDIQLRFIDSYKFLSASLAKLASFLDNDKLKIIRSKFSALSDNDFKLLTRKGVFPYEYVDSVEKLEDTCLPPRDSFYSSLTGETVSESDYAHAANVWQRFSVRTLGEYSDLYLKTDVLLLADVFENFRDSCVASYGLDPAYYYTLPGFTWDAMLKHTRINFELLTDVDMVMFVERGIRGGLSQCSGRYAKANKYMESYDSSKPSSYLMYFDVNNLYGWAMCKPLPYAEFRWVEDASNFDVNAIALDSPTGYILEVDLEYPQDKHDAHADLPFCPMRDKPFGKRQDKLLATLHDKERYVIHYRNLQQCMRHGLRVTKIHRVLQFAQSEWLCSYIELNTKFRTQAKNEFEKTLYKLMNNAVFGKTMENVRNHVDVKLVMTWKGRYGAEAMIARLNFHSSSVFSENLVAIELRKLEVKFDKPIYVGMCILDLSKVCLYEFHHEYMSPLYRDSCRIMYTDTDSLIYHIKCDDAYENMKHDIARFDTSDYAVDNAYDMPLVNKKVPGLMKDENNGTIMTEFVGLRTKMYALRVDGKKVCKKAKGVKSNVIARTITFDDYTRCLNDEIETTRPQSCIRSKMHEVYTISETKIALSPYDDKRYIVPDSTDTLPWGHYRIPL; the protein is encoded by the exons ATGGATCAATTCGAGCAAACCGAACGCGATCTATTGGAGCTGTCCGACCAAGTAGCTACCGTGGATGAATTTTTCACATGGGCGCTGCAATGCGCGGAATTCGTCGAGCAGCTCGAGACACGCTGTAGTGCCAAACGTCAGCGGCTCTCCGACAATCCAACGATCGGGCAAAGGCAATCGTTGGTTGCCAGAATTGCGCGACTCGAGGGTGTGAAGTTGCGATTGGAAAGACAATTTATTCATAGCGGTGGTGATTATGCGAACGCCGGTACCAGTGGCGACACGCGCGCGACAGAACTCGTATGGCGAGAAATCGACGCCGGGTTCAAAAAGCGTATAATGACCGGTGCGGTAATTAATACAGACCATATAGAACCGCGACAGTTTTTGGAAGACGCCTGCAGCGTCGTGTGCAAGCAAGTGCGAGACAGTATAAAAACACATAACTGTGTCAAAGCGAACACCGCGTTCAACGGGGAGTTTGTGGCGGGTGATAAACGTGCCAATAAgagtatatgtacaaataacatAGAACTCTGTGGTACATCGCACTTGCGCGAGTGGTACGAGCTACACGTTATCGAGCCCACATTAGCGAAACTCGAGGAGTTCCAGGAACGCGACAGTGATTGGGCGTTGACTCGAATCCTCAATTTGACGGTGAGCGTCAACAAGTACAATCCTTTGCGCGCGGGGTGTCACATAAAATTGCCTGAAGACATTAAATTGAAGCACGCGGTGATCAATGTGCTGTCTATGGACAATGCGTGTTTTGCGTGGGCCGTGACGGCTGCTTTGCATCCAGCCGAAAGACATCCAGAACGGGAATCTTCATACCCGCATTATTCAACGGTACTGAATTTACGAGACATTGAGTTCCCAATGACGTTGAG ATGTCTTCACTACTTTAGTTCGAGCATGAAATTGGAAGCCCACACCGTGGAATGTCGAAAGGTAAACAAATGCGCAACCCGACTACCGAGCGAGGACAACAAGTGGCTCAGCTTCAAGAACCACAGCAGGAAAGAGCGACTTCCCTTCGTGGTGTACGCCGATCTGGAGTGCGTGCTGCAGAAGACACAACCGGATACGGAACACGCGTCATACGCCTACCAACATCATCGGGTTTGTAGTATAGCATACTACGTACAGTGTTCGTACGACGAAACGTTATCGACATAtcgatttcgtcgcgataacgaCTGTGTCGCGTGGTTCGTCGAGGAACTCAACGGATTGGCGCATCGCGTAAAAAACATCTTGTCCGACATTGTATGCATAGTAGACctaacgcgagacgagtgggagACATTTCACAGCGCGACGAAATGTCATATATGCGAACAACAATTCGCGCCTGATGATAATAAAGTGCGCGATCATTGCCACCTGACCGGGCGGTACAGAGGTCCAGCACACTCGACGTGCAATCTGAATTATAAGAATTCTCACTTTATCCCagtaatatttcacaatctGTCGGGTTATGACGCGCACTTTATTATCAAGGAGATAGCTGCCGCGTTCGAAGGCAAGATCGATGTACTGCCTATAACAAAGGAAAAGTACATCTCATTTACTAAACACGTGAAAGACACCGCGGAAAAATCTGATTCGCGAAACGATATACAGTTAAGATTTATCGACTCGTACAAATTTCTTAGCGCGAGTCTCGCAAAATTGGCATCCTTCCtagataatgataaattaaaaattatacgttcaaaattttccgcgttatccGACAACGATTTCAAATTATTGACGCGAAAAGGTGTCTTTCCATACGAATACGTAGACAGCGTCGAAAAGCTGGAGGATACGTGTTTACCGCCGCGCGATTCATTTTACAGTTCCTTGACCGGTGAAaccgtatccgagagcgattacgcgcacgccgcGAACGTATGGCAGCGATTCTCCGTTCGAACCCTGGGCGAATACAGCGATCTATACCTGAAAACCgatgtcttgctgttggccgacgtgtttgaaaatttccgCGACAGCTGCGTCGCGAGTTACGGACTTGATCCCGCGTACTACTACACTTTACCAGGCTTTACGTGGGACGCCATGTTGAAACATACGCGTATCAATTTTGAACTGCTGACCGACGTTGACATGGTCATGTTTGTCGAACGTGGTATTCGTGGCGGGCTGAGTCAATGTTCCGGCAGATACGCGAAGGCCAACAAGTATATGGAGTCGTACGATTCAtcgaaaccgtcgtcgtacctAATGTACTTCGATGTCAACAACTTGTACGGCTGGGCGATGTGTAAGCCACTGCCCTACGCGGAGTTTCGATGGGTCGAAGACGCGTCAAATTTCGACGTTAACGCGATCGCTTTGGATTCGCCTACGGGCTATATTCTCGAGGTCGATCTCGAGTATCCGCAGGATAAACATGACGCGCACGCtgacctaccgttctgtccgatGCGCGATAAACCGTTTGGCAAACGGCAGGACAAACTTCTCGCCACGCTGCACGATAAGGAGCGTTACGTCATCCATTATCGCAATCTGCAACAGTGCATGCGTCATGGCCTTCGCGTCACTAAAATACATCGCGTATTGCAATTCGCTCAATCTGAGTGGCTCTGCTCTTACATCGAACTCAATACAAAATTCAGGACACAGGCAAAAAATGAGTtcgaaaaaacattatataaattaatgaataacgcTGTTTTTGGAAAAACAATGGAGAATGTACGAAACCACGTCGATGTAAAACTAGTGATGACGTGGAAGGgtagatacggcgcggaggcaATGATCGCGCGACTGAATTTCCACAGCAGTAGCGTGTTTTCAGAAAATCTGGTGGCCATCGAACTTCGCAAACTCGAGGTGAAATTCGACAAACCGATCTACGTCGGCATGTGCATTCTCGACTTGTCGAAGGTGTGCCTGTACGAATTTCACCACGAATACATGTCTCCCCTGTACCGCGACTCGTGTAGAATCATGTATACCGACACGGACAGTTTGATTTATCATATCAAGTGCGACGACGCGTACGAGAACATGAAACATGATATAGCCCGGTTCGACACAAGTGACTATGCGGTAGATAACGCTTATGATATGCCTctcgtcaataaaaaagtgcCGGGCCTGATGAAGGATGAAAACAATGGGACCATTATGACCGAATTCGTTGGACTTAGGACGAAAATGTACGCCTTGCGAGTCGATGGCaaaaaagtttgtaaaaaagCGAAAGGTGTCAAAAGTAACGTCATCGCGCGCACCATCACGTTCGACGACTACACGCGATGTTTGAACGATGAGATCGAAACAACTCGACCGCAGTCGTGCATACGATCAAAAATGCACGAAGTGTACACTATTAGCGAGACGAAAATCGCTCTGAGTCCGTACGACGATAAGCGATATATCGTGCCGGATTCGACCGATACGTTGCCGTGGGGACATTACCGAATACCTTTGTAA